A part of Rhodoligotrophos appendicifer genomic DNA contains:
- a CDS encoding S24 family peptidase: protein MGNIPRMSEEWRNRLLAAVKRDGRPWKRLSRDAGQNETYVRDLLDPQPARVAATPRIDTLGRLCQTLNISLAEILDPDYRPGIAVPVVGYVSGGESWHPFDDHAKGGGLDFISFDMSDADAIAIRVRGTSMAPVYRDGDDLICSRVMGTDIRRALNRDCAIMTADGAAFVKILLAGSQPNMFRLRSYNHAYDDIEDVELAWAAPISWIHRRG, encoded by the coding sequence GAGACGGCCGTCCGTGGAAGCGTCTATCCAGAGACGCGGGCCAAAACGAAACTTACGTCAGGGATCTGCTCGACCCCCAACCCGCCCGGGTCGCGGCCACACCGAGGATCGACACGTTAGGCAGACTTTGCCAGACCCTGAACATCTCACTGGCTGAAATACTGGATCCCGATTATCGACCTGGAATAGCGGTGCCTGTTGTCGGCTATGTTTCAGGTGGTGAGAGCTGGCACCCCTTCGACGATCACGCAAAAGGCGGCGGCCTCGACTTCATTTCTTTCGACATGAGTGATGCGGATGCGATCGCGATACGCGTGCGGGGAACTTCCATGGCTCCCGTTTATCGTGATGGAGACGACCTGATTTGCTCACGCGTCATGGGCACTGACATAAGGCGCGCATTGAACCGAGACTGTGCAATTATGACCGCTGACGGAGCCGCTTTCGTGAAGATCTTGCTGGCCGGGAGCCAACCAAACATGTTCAGATTAAGATCATACAACCACGCATATGATGACATCGAAGATGTGGAACTCGCATGGGCTGCACCGATTTCGTGGATTCATAGACGAGGCTAG